The genomic stretch TTGTGCATAGGCAAAATAATATTACCAATCACACGTCAAATTAGACATGATGCTAAACTATGATTATCCTCTGTACAGGCCGCCATCTGAGGCAGACTCGCTTATTTTTCAAGTCACATTAGGATGCTCATTTAATGAGTGCTCTTTTTGCGACATGTACCGCTCAAAGCAATACTCAGAGCGACCCTGGGATGACATAAAGACAGAAATCGATCTAATGGCAAAGGCACTGCCTGACACTAGACGAATTTTTCTAGCAGATGGTGATGCACTGAATCTGTCAGTAGAGTACATGCAAAAGATTGTCAAATATCTAAAAGAGAAATTCCAAAACTTGGAAAGAATCGCATGCTATGCAATGCCAATGAATGTTCTCAAGAAAACCCCGGAGGAGCTAAAACTATTGCGGGAATCAGGACTAGACATGTTTTATCTTGGAATAGAAAGTGGCTCTGATCTTATACTAAAAAAAGTTACCAAAGGCGCCACACCCACTACAATAATTCGGGCCTGCAAGAAGGCAAAGGATGCTGGCTATATTTTATCATGCATGATAATTTTGGGCCTTGGCGGAAAGACCCACTCAAAAGAGCACATTCGTGGAACTGCCCAAGTAATCAATGCGTCTGCCCCCCACTATGTTGGTGCATTAACACTATATCTGGAAAACGGGATCAAGGACGAATTTCTGAGTAAATTTGGCGAGCCGTTCATACCAGTATCGGATTCAGAGGCAAGAGAGGAACTGGAAGACTTGGTCTCGCAAATTGATGTCAAAGATGAGGTGATATTTCGCGCAAACCATGGCTCCAATGCATATACCATAAAGGGTACATTTCCACAAGACAAGCAAATGATGCTGGACAAGATATCATGGATGAGGCAGCACCCAGAGGTAATCAGGCCAGTCGGCCTTCGCGGTTTCTAAAAGCCAAACAGATTATCAATAATTGTAATCTGATATATGATATTTGCACCAATCAACAACGAAAACGTCCCTGCAATATAACGCGCAATCTTGTTGATTCGTACTACCTTATTTGAGAGAGCAAATGGCACTCCCATCAAACCAGAGACCAGAGCCATTCCAAGTATGGAGCCGATTCCAAAAACCAAGATAAATCCAAGAATCATTCCAACGTTGTTCAGAGTAGCTGCTGTCAGAACAACGAGACTTCCACTACCTGACAAGCCATGTATGCATCCAATCAGATATGATTTGTGAGAGTGTTTATGCTCAGAATCGATATGATTGTGTTCATCATAATGCGTCGAGCCATCATTGTGTTGGTGTGGGTGCCTGTGTCGTAGCTTGAATATTTTTTTGTTTGAAATCGTAGTAATTGCTAGAAATATCAACATCATTCCGACGATTAACTCCAAGCTCGAAAAGATGTTTTGCTCTATTTTTACTGCCAGTGCATAGACTAACAACCCCATCAGAACCAGTGTTGTGGTGTGACCTGCTCCCCAAAATGCACCGAGAATGGAAGAACGCATGGTGCCAGATTTGATTATTTGTTTTGTAGATTTTTGCATAAATCTTCCCTTTGATACTTGTGTGCTTACTGCAGCAACATGATCTGGCTCAAATGCATGCTCCAGACCAATTGCCAATCCAAGGCCCATAATCAATACTGGAGACATTTCACCAATTTGAGACAGAATTTCTTCCATGATTATACACAGACAAGTTGCAGGTATGTTTAAAAAATTGCCTATTTTCGAATGGATCTGAATTTTTTATAGACTATCAATTATTGGCCTTAGAGTTTCTGGTAGATCTGGTAGTTCTGTGTGGGAGGTATTGTTTTGTATGATTTCAGGCCCAATTCTTCGCACTCGTTGAGTCCCAATCAAAGTATCAATGCTTCTTTGCGCGTCTTTTTCCGATAGAATGGTTTTTAGCTTCTCAAGTAGGACGGCCTCATTTTCATATTTTTCTATGGCATACTGAACTAATGTCAGTTTGTCATTAGATGATAGTTCACTCAACTAACAGATTATTTCGTATAGTGATAAAAAATCTTGTGCACCCAACCTGGCTTTTCGCGGTAAATTACTGTAAAAGCACCAAGACGACAAAAACAAGAAATACTGCCATCATACCATAATTGAAATCCTTGAGTGCAAAAAGCGCAAACGAATCCAAAGTGGAGGTAATATCAAGAATGTTTCCACATGACGCAAATCCTGCGGGGAACGTATTTGGCGGCGAAATCCTAAAACAAATAGATGTTGTAGCCGGAATCGTCGCCCACAGGCATTCCAGAAAAAATGCAGTAACCGCAAGCATTGACCGAGTAGACTTTCTCAAACCGGTTTATGTTGGAAACGCCTTGATACTAAATGCCAGACTCAATGCAGTCAAAAATTCTTCAATGGAAATCGAGGTCCGAGTCGAAGCAGAAGACCTTATCAATGGAACCAAAACGTTGACTGGAACTGCACTGGTAACATCAGTTGCGCTGGATGAGGACGGCAGGCCGACGCATGTGCCCAAGCTTGTGTTAAAGACCAAAGAGGAAAAACAAAGATTCGCCCAAGGAATAAAGCGAATGAATCAGAGAATTAAAGAGAAAAAACGCAACAAAGCAAAAAACTAGCCGCCAGATCCCCTTTCGGATTTTGTATGACCAGGGTTTAGCTCAGATATTATGCCCTACTTGAATTTGTTAGTCTTTGTTTGTATTTCCAACTTTAATTATATCATTACAAAATAGTAAGGAGTTAGGTATAGTGTAAAAATGGGCCCACTGGGATTCGAACCCAGGGTCTTCGCCGTGTAAGGGCGACGTCATAACCAACTGGACTATGAGCCCAGCAAAATTCCTTTTCAGAAACCATTTAAACTTTGAGAGATTCAATACAAAAATCATTGTACCATAACATCGGGTTTTTCTGCAGCCCAATAGGCCTAGGACATGCAACACGCGATATTGCAATAGCGCAGTTTTTGAAAAAACCGCCAAAGTTTGTCACAGGGGCAGGCGCTGCCAAGATGATCTCAGATTATGGATTTTCGGTAAATGACGAGTATGCTCCACCAAACTTTGATGTACAAAATGGCGCACTGCGGGGTTCGCTAGGCTGGCTTTGGAAATACTACCAGTACTACAAGGACTGTAAGAAAATATCAGACAGATTCATCAGTTCTGAGCGTCCGAAGATCATAGTAAGTGACGAAGATTTTGCTTCGCTGACAATAGCGCAGCAAAAAAAGATCCCGACAATACTAATCACAGACATCTTGGAGACCAGATTCACCAAGGGAATAGGGTCGATTATAGAAAAAAGGATGAACAAATCCATGAGAGAAATCATCCAAAAATGCGACACAGTGATACTCCCAGAGACAGGCCCAGACCAAGATAACGTTAGGCGAGTTGGCCCAATAGTAAGGTCCACGCAACACACCAGAGAAGAGCTTCGAAAAAGACTCGGATTTGAGAAAAAAACCATAGTCGCAAGTGTTGGTGGAACAGACGCAGGTAGATTCCTAATCCAAAAAACAATCGAGGCGGCCTCCAACCTAAAGGACATCGACTTGGTACTAGTCAGTGGTCCAGCACTGGAAATCCAAAATCAAAATATCAGGAATTTGGGCTTTGTAAATAATTTGCACGAGATAATTTTTGCATCAGACTTGGTTATTTCACTTGCTGGCAAATCTACAATTGATGAATCAAGAGCATACGGCACGCCGGGAATTTTCATTCCAATCAAGGGACACTTTGAGCAGGAAGACAATGCAAAAGAGGAAGGCTATTACTTTGATGACATTTACAAACTAGATTCCCTGATTCCGCAAAAGCTAGAATCAGAACGCAGGCAGGTGAAGACCGACGGCGCAAAAAAGGCAGCCGATATTATTTTACAGTATTCATAGCGTACCCTTAAAAGTGGTTTTAATTGCAACCAATCTTACTTGGAAAGGTTGGTAGTAGCAAAGTTTGGTGGAAGCGCAAGTGGAATTGACGGTGAGTTTGTATCAGATATCATATCCAGAATAAAACAATTAAAGAAGGACTCTAAAGTAGTCGCAGTCTTTTCAGCCCCACTCACAATTCACGAGGGAAAAAGAAAATCACTCACGGACCTGGCGTTATACGTTGGCAGAAAGGCAGAAGAGGGAGCAACGCCAGATATCACACCAATCAAGCAATCATACCAGAAAATCCTATCATCAGTTTCGGATCAGTACAAATCCGAATGCCAAAAGACAATAGATTCGTTTCTTGCAAGGGCAACCCAGGCTTTTTACGAGGCAAAAGACAAAAAATCATTTTCAAATGAGGTTCGCTCACGTGCACTTGCTTTCTCAGGGGAGATTCTCATGTCGTATGTGATGAGCTACATCCTCAAGAGTGCTGGCCTAAAGTCAGACGTTGCAAGCTATGACGCTTGGCCTATAATTACCGACAACAATATCGAGTCGACTAATTTCCTTGCATCAGAGTCTGCCGCAAGGCTAGGACCACTCGAGGAGCTAGTCAAAAACAACGAGGTAATATCTGTCGGAGGATTTATCGGAAAAACTGTGGACGGAGTCGAAACAACATACGAGAGGGGAGGCTCAGACAGAACGGCTGCAGATCTTGGAATTTTGTTCCACAAAAAATACGACACTCGAATCGACTTTGAAAAAGACAGTGCAGTGGTGTCTGCAGACCCACGAATAGTATCAGAGGAGCTAGAAGACATTACACTGCTATCATACAATGAGGCAAGGATTGCAGGCATGTTTGGTATGAAGATACTGGACCCAATTGCAATCAAGGAAATTCTGGAAAACGGAGTAGATATGCCAATAATAATCACAAACATGAAGGATCCCAGTAAGACCACAACCATCCTACGCAAATCAGACAACCAGAACGGTCATCCGCTAAAGATAGTCACAGGCAAGAAAAACTGC from Nitrososphaerota archaeon encodes the following:
- a CDS encoding radical SAM protein, yielding MMLNYDYPLYRPPSEADSLIFQVTLGCSFNECSFCDMYRSKQYSERPWDDIKTEIDLMAKALPDTRRIFLADGDALNLSVEYMQKIVKYLKEKFQNLERIACYAMPMNVLKKTPEELKLLRESGLDMFYLGIESGSDLILKKVTKGATPTTIIRACKKAKDAGYILSCMIILGLGGKTHSKEHIRGTAQVINASAPHYVGALTLYLENGIKDEFLSKFGEPFIPVSDSEAREELEDLVSQIDVKDEVIFRANHGSNAYTIKGTFPQDKQMMLDKISWMRQHPEVIRPVGLRGF
- a CDS encoding high frequency lysogenization protein HflD, translated to MMEEILSQIGEMSPVLIMGLGLAIGLEHAFEPDHVAAVSTQVSKGRFMQKSTKQIIKSGTMRSSILGAFWGAGHTTTLVLMGLLVYALAVKIEQNIFSSLELIVGMMLIFLAITTISNKKIFKLRHRHPHQHNDGSTHYDEHNHIDSEHKHSHKSYLIGCIHGLSGSGSLVVLTAATLNNVGMILGFILVFGIGSILGMALVSGLMGVPFALSNKVVRINKIARYIAGTFSLLIGANIIYQITIIDNLFGF
- a CDS encoding acyl-CoA thioesterase produces the protein MFPHDANPAGNVFGGEILKQIDVVAGIVAHRHSRKNAVTASIDRVDFLKPVYVGNALILNARLNAVKNSSMEIEVRVEAEDLINGTKTLTGTALVTSVALDEDGRPTHVPKLVLKTKEEKQRFAQGIKRMNQRIKEKKRNKAKN
- a CDS encoding UDP-N-acetylglucosamine--N-acetylmuramyl-(pentapeptide) pyrophosphoryl-undecaprenol N-acetylglucosamine transferase, producing MYHNIGFFCSPIGLGHATRDIAIAQFLKKPPKFVTGAGAAKMISDYGFSVNDEYAPPNFDVQNGALRGSLGWLWKYYQYYKDCKKISDRFISSERPKIIVSDEDFASLTIAQQKKIPTILITDILETRFTKGIGSIIEKRMNKSMREIIQKCDTVILPETGPDQDNVRRVGPIVRSTQHTREELRKRLGFEKKTIVASVGGTDAGRFLIQKTIEAASNLKDIDLVLVSGPALEIQNQNIRNLGFVNNLHEIIFASDLVISLAGKSTIDESRAYGTPGIFIPIKGHFEQEDNAKEEGYYFDDIYKLDSLIPQKLESERRQVKTDGAKKAADIILQYS
- a CDS encoding aspartate kinase; this encodes MERLVVAKFGGSASGIDGEFVSDIISRIKQLKKDSKVVAVFSAPLTIHEGKRKSLTDLALYVGRKAEEGATPDITPIKQSYQKILSSVSDQYKSECQKTIDSFLARATQAFYEAKDKKSFSNEVRSRALAFSGEILMSYVMSYILKSAGLKSDVASYDAWPIITDNNIESTNFLASESAARLGPLEELVKNNEVISVGGFIGKTVDGVETTYERGGSDRTAADLGILFHKKYDTRIDFEKDSAVVSADPRIVSEELEDITLLSYNEARIAGMFGMKILDPIAIKEILENGVDMPIIITNMKDPSKTTTILRKSDNQNGHPLKIVTGKKNCAILKIESIAAEALLESLEKEKRYSEFVILSPFTSDDIEFTRILFLDADYVKRNERYFLGFDSLATIQYNRGVITLIGDQMWRVHQIVSKASSRIGEAGLNILNMDAQEETSRVIIVVDDSADNIKTAIRAVHSERSKITFS